A segment of the Carassius carassius chromosome 21, fCarCar2.1, whole genome shotgun sequence genome:
catctttcccaaaaagactcatggctgtattagatcaaaagggtgcttctactaaatattgagcaaagggtctgaatacttaggaccatgtgatgtttcagtttttcttttttaataaatgtgcaaaaatgccaacaattctgtgtttttctgtcaatatggggtgctgtgtgtacattaatgaggggaataaatgaacttaaatgattttagcaaatggctgcaatataacaaagagtgaaaaatttaagggggtctgaatactttccgtacccactatATGTaatcaaaaacttttattttggatgtgatttaatcgcaattaatcgtttgacagcactacgaGTGAACCCACTTTATTGAatggaatttaattaaaattttactattaaaaaatgaTGCAGCTGAAAATCATTCAGTTGCATCATttcatagtaaaaaataaaacgaaATGAAATTTTCTGCAGTCATTTCTTGGGATAACTGACTATTTCTTGTTTAACTCTGTGAATagacattatatttttaattgttaccACTGTTTCTTTTCTGTAGGAGCCTAGTAAAGAGGGAAACAAAGTGTCCAAATCCCACAAAATGACCAAGGAGCATCGAGAGCGGCCACGAAAAGACTCTGAGAGCAAAGCCACATCCAAAGTGGATGTTGAAAGGGACGGCAGCAGCAAAAGTGGCCGTGAcccttcctcatcttcatcctccaAGAAAACAGAGATCAAAGTGAAAGACGAGAACAAAGTCGTGCCCAAAGTTGCTTTCAAGGAGCCCAAACTCACGTCGAAGGAGTCCAAAATGGAAGGCATGTCTCCTAAAGGAGGTGGGGCGGGGTCAGCGGGCGGTGGAGGGGGAGGTGGAGCGGCCGATGGAAAAGCACCCAGCAAACGACCTTCCAATGTGGAGTCACCCAAACCTAGTGTCAAGAAGCCAAAGAAGGGGGGGTCAGAGGGGTCAAAAGGCTCCAGCAGTGGGGGGCTCACTGGCACCTCCCCCCGAACCGCGTCTTCCTCCACGGCCTCCTCGGGATATGCTGATAAGAAGGCCTCTAAAGAGAAGGGCCGCTGGGCCAAGAGCAAGTCAGATGCCCCGGAGATCAAGGAGTCAAAGAAGCCTCCGGAATCCGATGACTCCAACTCAGATGATGAGGCCTCGTCTAAGTCTGAGGTTAGAATTACATGATAATAGTTTTGTTCATAGGATTTGTTTGGGATTTTAAAGCAAGATAacattatttctatatatatatacatatatatatatatacatatatatataagtcctgacttattttaaataaataaatatatatatatatatatttatttatttatttatttatttaaaataaatcagggCTTGACACAATGTTAAATTGGTTTTTTTCCCCAAACAATATCtatttataatgaatatatttaatttgtacatttatataatgaataaatacatacattctaTTGTTAAAAACCtacaaattaaatcaaacaaaatgttaaaaaggtTGCCAGCTCCTGACCTGTGGCTGACATTGTGCTAACCAGAATCTTTCATTTGTGTCCTGTCCGCTCGTTCCTACAGCCGTCAGCACCTTCCAGCCCATCTAATTCCAGCTCCAGCTCAGAGTCCAGCTCCGACTCAGACTTCGAGCCACAGCAGAAACAAGGCCAAGGTAGGATCTGCTCTTTTACAGCAGGGAGTGTCCTGATAAGAAGCGGTCAGATCCCTAAAAAGATTTCCCTACTACACTTTAACTCAAGGTTAACAGTCTGCTGCTTTGATCGATTGCCGTGGAGAGGGTTAAGGACGTGTCAGAACAAGGAActtccttaaaaataaaggaatgagggacattttttaaaaagttactaATAAAAATCCTTGTtcctttcacatttattttataacatcCAGTCCAGCACAATACATAGGCTTaactaataaaatatgtttgGGTGAGACAATTTGTTTGTTTAACCAATGGCAGGTGCGAGAAGTTTTAAGgaaacacacttcacctttaaagagGGATTTTGAAAGTTCAGTCAAACTACCGTAAGTGTTGTAGAAACTCATTGTGGACTTTGGTCTTTAGGCCCGTTGCGCTCTATGGTGGAGGACCTCCAGTCGGAGGAGTCTGATGATGACGATAGCAGCTCAGACGCAGAAACGCCAGTCAAGAACAACCTGCCCAGTCGAGACTCCAGGTCATTCTCCCTCTTTCCTGTCAATGTTTAAGCAGGTCTTTCAGATGTTTTAAGTCCCTTTAATCCGTGTTAGCAGAGGCGGAGAGAAGGCTTGTTTGCTCAGAGTAAACACTTCACTTCATACGCCTCTCTCTATTCTTCATCTCACTCAAGTGTTGCTGAGCTGCTTTCAGAGACTTATTTTTGTGAGGCTGGAAGTGTGAGATGTAGGGTagaataagatttttttctttcacttttaaaatgaaatgtattcaatcagatttaattaaaagtcttcagaaaatttaaatgaatagctcatccaaaaaagaaaaataaagataatttactctttctcatattgttccaaacctatttatttatttattttcctttttttttttatatattttttttttatattgaaatcgAAGTCTGATGCTGACAAATTGTCAAAAAGTATTGTAAAGCCATGGTTCATGTGACTCATTATAAGTGGTCAATGGGATTTATGCACTGTATTTCTCATCTTCTGAAaccattatagattttttttaaaaatgtaaattatttattgaaaatctTGACTCGTTCTTCTAGCGTTAAAAAGAGAAATAATATTATCTGATTTGTGAATAAATCATTCATCGCTTTTTTTGCACAGAACTGGTCTGAATGATTCGTTTAGAAATATGCCATTTGCAGCAGTTAACAGCTCACTGGAGGATTCTCAGTGAATGACaacttaaatttcagtctgttccttaCACATGTCTATTTTTACCTTCAGAAGATTTGGAAACTAGCGCACAAGCCGTATGAATGTAAAAACGTTTGACATAGTGTatatgacagaattgtaattttttgctTGGTTTAGAGTTGAACTCTTTGATTTTTGCTCTTCACAGGCTGAGCTTAGACAGTGAGAGTGACTGCAGTGACGGGCCGCAGCGTCCCAGTCGAGACCCACCACCCCAGCCACCGAAACACAGCaccaccaccaacaacaacaagGTGAACTGATACTCAGGACTGTGGCGGCTTCTTGTTAAGCCTTGACAGTCATCAAATTGGTGCATTTATTCATTCAGTCATGCCGATCGTCCAGTTTGCAGCACACATTGTTTAGCTCCTTTGTAACTTGATTGTTAACTGTGGGATGATGGACGATTGGCATTAGTTTTTGGATTATGCTGCGCCCAGTGCTGAAAAGTGGTGGGGACATGCAGCTTTTGATCCAATGACTGTGGAATGCTGTTTAACTGGGCGCTGCCAGTCAGATCACTGGGATTCAGAGCAGCACTCCGGGCACTGGTCCACTCTTACTGGAAAAACACTGCAATCGATCAATGTCTTGATTACTCATTCTTTAAACCTCTGCTTTAGTTCATCTCTATGATTTTTTTCGTTCTTTTCTCCATCTTGTTCGTTTCTTCTCCATTTCCTTTTGTCCGTCTATCATACAGGTGTCAGGCAGAAAGAGTCCAGAGGCTTGTTTACGACAAGAAAAGGTCCTGAAGAAGGGATACGACAAGGTAGGAAGGGTAAATCAACCTTTTATTTTCCACCTCTCAATCCCGTAAGATATTTCTGgttgatcattttgacccaacTTCCAAAACCTTTCTTTGCTGTCTGCTGCCCACATATGAGCTCTCTTAACGATTACTAACTGAAATGGAACTTTAGTTTAATATGGTTTCAGTAGAGTTTTCcattagcatattgctaagctAATAAAGTGATGCATTACATTAGATTTACATgtaacccatgaccttggcattgctagtGCCATGCTCTACTGAGCTAAAGGAAAGTCTGATACTCTAAtgagcattaaaaaaatacataacagcaacattttcaattaatattcagtttaattagatttaaactatattttttcagctacaataataatttatattgttcTTATTGCTTTCATTTTTATACGTTAAAATTAGAATTCAATTGTAGTAAATTGTTATAtaagtaaattatataataactgttattaattaaaaattttaattaaattacaataaaaaatatataataacattaattttgttttattattaaaaacagcatttttcttgtataaataaaaatacaattaaattgtaatataataataataataataataataataatataaataattaaaatataataaagtaaatCGATTAAGTAGTAagttgaataaaatattatggaaataaaaacacattcaaaatacaacaacaatttCATGAACAATGGTTCGATAGCTCCATAACaactacttttattattaatggCAACAAtggtttattaaattaaataataaaataaaatgtacacctCCATCTTTGGATGCAGTTCACAAGTGTTGTACCTAAGGTCCATTCTGTTAGTGCACAGTGCATGACATCATGCTGCTAATAGTAGTTTGTAATACTGCTCTTTCcaactaatttaaataaatatgggtGATGTTGATAGTTTAAGCTTtaatgtgtttatatgtgtctTTAGAGTAAAACCAGACCTTCTGTTCTCTTGTTCCTGACATCTTCCTCTCCTCATTTTTTCCCCAGGCGTACACTGAAGAGCTGGTAGACCTTCATCGCAGGCTGATGGCGTTAAGAGAGCGTAACGTTCTACAGCAGGTGGGCGTTTGTGTGTGAATTGAAATAGCTTGTGTTTGTGTAAAGGCTTTGAACAAAAACCATTGACCCGTTTCCTGTCTCCAGATCGTGAACCTCATCGAGGAGACCGGCCACTTTAATGTCACCAACACAACTTTTGACTTTGACCTTTTCTCGTTGGATGAGTCAACTGTCCGTAAACTACAGAGCTACCTGGAGGCCACCGCCACATGACAGGAAGTCCATCAAGACTGGGGGGAGGGGGGAGGGCTGCCCTTTTTCACTTCTTTTGTCCTGAGAGAGGGCAGCAAAAGGTGAAAATCTGTTCACAGCAAATGAAAACCTTGGGAAATCTTGAAAAGGAGTGAAACGTACAGTATTTTGAGGAGGAAGTGCAGCTATGTATCGACACTACAACACTTCTTCTCCTCTTAACGGGGCCAGAACTGCTAGAGGGTCATATTCGAATCAGCTGGacggaaaaaaaaaagtctccctGTAGCCATACGCACTGATGCATCAAGGGTTGCaaccttttatattttatttttgtactaatGTTTTTCAAGGTATTTTTGATTGTGGTCGGAAAAGGAAGCCCCACACACGCCATGAATGTATCGCTTTCTATTCTCTAGGGCTAGTcttagtgcctttttcacaaccATCTCATTTGTGCTCTTAGGAATTACAGCAGTGTTATCTTTCACTCCGACTTTAGTCAATCCTTCTGTATGTGTGGGATCCACACAATCTCGGCGAGATTCCCATTTCTATGCCAATATGTATCAATCCTCATTTATGTGTTCGCCAAACGGGCCTTAGAACTTAAATGTCGTGCATTGCTAGTGCAGCTTGTGAAAGTATTTGGAAATCTGTGTTGATCTCTGTGTTTTCTGTCATCATATCTGGTTTATTCATTAGACTAAACGGGAGAGACAAAAGAAAAGGACGAGACGAGCAGTTTTGCTCTCATGTGGCCCCTAAACAGCAGTCTGTAGATTCACTGTGCTTCTGACTCTGACTCTCAGAGCGACTATATCTCGACTTCACTGACTTCACTCTGTGTTTGTTGTTATGCTAATAGCTTTAAGAGGCTCCGTGCCCCGAGCTGCAGACCACATGCCCTTAACTTCACCCTGCGAGAGTCTGGGAGTGTCGTTTGCACGGGTTTTCAATCTCCAGCTGATTCGCCTGAGTCTTAATGAACAAAACAGTTTATGACTTTGTACTGATTTAGCATATTTGTACGGTTTTCAGCGAGAGAATGCTTGAGTGTCATGTGCGTGAACTTTTGACTCCCAGTTCTTGGTGTGTGAACTTTAACCTTTGACCGGATACTGGTTCAGGTCAGCCTGTGATAAAAGCAAAGGGGGTGGAGTTCGGTGAACTTGAGTGGCAGCTCTGAAAAGAGCACACCcagttgttgttgctgttttttttttttatatatatattatttgagggggttattttttatttatgtacctCTGCACTTTTGGCTTTGTTGACTCAAGTACTTAATTGtcgaaattgtatttttaatagttttatacaAAATTTACATGCAGTATGATATTAATTTGTCAATTATTGTGTCAAGAAATGCCAGTTTGTAaggaattttagttttttttttcttctctgttatCAGCACATTATATCATCTTAGACCGTAAACGATACCATCAGAACTTGAAAATGTTACTTCAGGCCAATTTATGAGTTCATGGCAGGGCG
Coding sequences within it:
- the LOC132097855 gene encoding protein ENL-like isoform X1 codes for the protein MENQCTVQVKLELGHRAQLRKKVTSEGFTHDWMVFVRGPENSDIQHFVDKVVFRLHESFPKPKRVCKEPLYKVEESGYAGFLMPIEVYFKNKEEPKKVCFNYDLFLNLEGNPPVNHLRCEKLTFNNPTRDFRRKLVKAGGIMVVPEGAEVVPRPSPDYPMLPTIPLSAFSDPKKIKTSQGSKEPSKEGNKVSKSHKMTKEHRERPRKDSESKATSKVDVERDGSSKSGRDPSSSSSSKKTEIKVKDENKVVPKVAFKEPKLTSKESKMEGMSPKGGGAGSAGGGGGGGAADGKAPSKRPSNVESPKPSVKKPKKGGSEGSKGSSSGGLTGTSPRTASSSTASSGYADKKASKEKGRWAKSKSDAPEIKESKKPPESDDSNSDDEASSKSEPSAPSSPSNSSSSSESSSDSDFEPQQKQGQGPLRSMVEDLQSEESDDDDSSSDAETPVKNNLPSRDSRLSLDSESDCSDGPQRPSRDPPPQPPKHSTTTNNNKVSGRKSPEACLRQEKVLKKGYDKVGRAYTEELVDLHRRLMALRERNVLQQIVNLIEETGHFNVTNTTFDFDLFSLDESTVRKLQSYLEATAT
- the LOC132097855 gene encoding protein ENL-like isoform X2; amino-acid sequence: MENQCTVQVKLELGHRAQLRKKVTSEGFTHDWMVFVRGPENSDIQHFVDKVVFRLHESFPKPKRVCKEPLYKVEESGYAGFLMPIEVYFKNKEEPKKVCFNYDLFLNLEGNPPVNHLRCEKLTFNNPTRDFRRKLVKAGGIMVVPEGAEVVPRPSPDYPMLPTIPLSAFSDPKKIKTSQGSKEPSKEGNKVSKSHKMTKEHRERPRKDSESKATSKVDVERDGSSKSGRDPSSSSSSKKTEIKVKDENKVVPKVAFKEPKLTSKESKMEGMSPKGGGAGSAGGGGGGGAADGKAPSKRPSNVESPKPSVKKPKKGGSEGSKGSSSGGLTGTSPRTASSSTASSGYADKKASKEKGRWAKSKSDAPEIKESKKPPESDDSNSDDEASSKSEPSAPSSPSNSSSSSESSSDSDFEPQQKQGQGPLRSMVEDLQSEESDDDDSSSDAETPVKNNLPSRDSRLSLDSESDCSDGPQRPSRDPPPQPPKHSTTTNNNKVSGRKSPEACLRQEKVLKKGYDKAYTEELVDLHRRLMALRERNVLQQIVNLIEETGHFNVTNTTFDFDLFSLDESTVRKLQSYLEATAT